The Neomonachus schauinslandi chromosome 11, ASM220157v2, whole genome shotgun sequence genome contains a region encoding:
- the TMEM151A gene encoding transmembrane protein 151A: MACPDPRLSPSLPTLQQRPLKQSLGSSLCRESHWKCLLLTLLIHACGAVVAWCRLATVPRLVLGPEAALARGAGGPPPTYAASPCSDGYLYIPLAFVSLLYLLYLAECWHCHVRACQAPRTDANTVLALIHRLQQAPPCVWWKATSYHYVRRTRQITRYRNGDAYTTTQVYHERADSRTARGEFDYSAHGVRDVSKELVGLADHAATRLRFTKCFSFGSAEAEASYLTQRARFFSANEGLDDYLEAREGMHLKDVDFRESLMVFADPRSPPWYARAWVFWLVSAATLSWPLRVVAAYGTAHVHYQVEKLFGASSPPPGAVPSGPPLSRVATVDFTELEWHICSNRQLVPSYSEAVVMGAGSGAFLRGCPRCRRSLSSSSLPPARPSGPRLPFSRSRLSLGAGGRATPGVFRSLSGGPLGRRGEDTEPLESPPCYEDALYFPVLIVHGDSGCQGDGQGAL; the protein is encoded by the coding sequence ATGGCCTGTCCTGACCCccgcctctccccctctctgcccaccctgcAGCAGCGGCCCTTGAAACAGTCCCTGGGAAGCTCCCTGTGCCGAGAGTCGCACTGGAAGTGCCTGCTCCTCACGCTGCTCATCCATGCCTGCGGCGCCGTGGTGGCCTGGTGTCGCCTGGCCACGGTGCCACGGCTGGTCCTGGGGCCTGAGGCAGCCCTGGCCCGCGGGGCCGGGGGCCCACCACCCACCTACGCAGCCAGCCCCTGCTCCGATGGCTACCTATACATCCCGCTGGCCTTTGTCTCCCTCCTCTACCTCCTCTACCTGGCCGAGTGCTGGCACTGCCACGTGCGGGCGTGCCAGGCGCCGCGCACAGACGCCAACACCGTGCTTGCCCTGATCCACCGGCTGCAGCAGGCGCCGCCCTGTGTCTGGTGGAAGGCCACCAGCTACCACTACGTTCGCCGCACCCGCCAGATCACCCGCTACCGGAACGGCGACGCCTACACCACCACGCAGGTCTACCACGAGAGGGCCGACAGCCGCACGGCTCGGGGCGAGTTTGACTACTCCGCCCACGGCGTCCGCGATGTCTCCAAGGAGCTCGTGGGCCTGGCTGACCACGCGGCCACGCGGCTGCGCTTCACCAAGTGCTTCAGCTTCGGCAGCGCCGAGGCCGAGGCCTCGTACCTCACCCAGAGGGCCCGCTTCTTCAGTGCCAACGAGGGCCTGGACGACTACCTGGAGGCCCGCGAGGGCATGCACCTGAAGGACGTGGACTTCCGCGAGTCCCTCATGGTGTTCGCGGACCCCCGCAGCCCGCCCTGGTACGCGCGCGCCTGGGTCTTCTGGCTGGTGTCGGCGGCCACGCTGTCCTGGCCACTGCGCGTCGTGGCCGCCTACGGCACGGCCCACGTGCACTACCAGGTGGAGAAGCTCTTCGGCGCCAGCTCGCCGCCCCCCGGGGCCGTGCCCAGCGGGCCCCCGCTCTCCCGCGTGGCCACGGTGGACTTCACCGAGCTGGAGTGGCACATCTGCTCCAACCGGCAGCTGGTGCCCAGCTACTCGGAGGCTGTGGTCATGGGCGCCGGCTCTGGCGCCTTCCTCCGGGGCTGCCCGCGCTGCCGTCGCTCCCTCAGCAGCAGCTCGCTGCCCCCCGCCCGGCCCAGCGGGCCCCGCCTGCCTTTCAGCCGCAGCCGCCTCTCCCTGGGAGCTGGGGGCCGGGCCACGCCGGGGGTCTTCCGAAGCCTGAGCGGGGGGCCGCTGGGGCGCCGTGGGGAGGACACAGAGCCCCTGGAAAGCCCACCATGCTACGAGGACGCCCTTTACTTCCCGGTGCTCATTGTCCATGGTGATAGCGGCTGCCAGGGGGACGGGCAGGGTGCACTCTGA
- the YIF1A gene encoding protein YIF1A isoform X1, with the protein MAYHSGYGAHGSKHRARAAPDPPPLFDDTSGAYSSQPGGYPAPGADVAFSVNHLLGDPVASVAMAYGSSIASHGKDMVHKELHRFVSMNKLKYFFAVDTAYVAKKLGLLVFPYTHQNWEVQPSRDVPVPPRQDLNAPDLYIPTMAFITYVLLAGMALGIQKRFSPEVLGLCASTALVWVVMEVLALLLGAYLATVRSDLSIFHLLAYSGYKYVGMILSVLTGLLFGSDGYYVALAWTSSSLMYFIVRSLRTAALGPDNMGGPAPRQRLQLYLTLGAAAFQPLIIYWLTFHLVR; encoded by the exons ATGGCTTATCACTCGGGCTACGGAGCCCACG GCTCCAAGCACAGGGCCCGGGCAGCTCCAGATCCCCCTCCCCTCTTCGATGACACAAGTGGTGCTTACTCCAGCCAGCCAGGGGGATACCCAGCCCCAGGAGCCGACGTGGCCTTCAGTGTCAACCACTTGCTTGGGGACCCAGTGGCCAGCGTGGCTATGGCCTACGGCAGCTCCATCGCATCCCACGGGAAGGACATGGTGCACAAGGAG ctgCACCGTTTTGTGTCTATGAACAAACTCAAGTATTTTTTTGCTGTGGACACGGCCTATGTGGCCAAGAAGCTGGGGCTACTGGTCTTCCCCTACACACACCAG AACTGGGAGGTACAGCCCAGCCGCGATGTACCTGTGCCGCCGCGGCAAGATCTCAACGCCCCTGACCTCTATATCCCCA CAATGGCCTTCATCACCTATGTGCTGTTGGCCGGGATGGCACTGGGCATTCAGAAAAG GTTCTCCCCAGAGGTCCTGGGCCTGTGTGCAAGCACAGCGCTGGTGTGGGTCGTGATGGAGGTGCTAGCCCTGCTCCTGGGCGCCTATCTGGCCACCGTGCGCAGTGACCTGAGCATCTTCCACCTGCTAGCCTACAGCGGCTACAAATATGTGGG GATGATCCTCAGCGTGCTCACAGGGCTGCTCTTCGGCAGTGATGGCTACTACGTGGCGCTGGCCTGGACTTCGTCTTCGCTCATGTACTTCATT GTGCGCTCTTTGCGAACAGCAGCCCTGGGCCCTGACAACATGGGGGGCCCAGCTCCCCGGCAGCGTCTCCAGCTCTACCTGACCCTGGGAGCTGCAGCCTTCCAGCCCCTCATCATATACTGGCTGACTTTCCACCTGGTCCGGTGA
- the YIF1A gene encoding protein YIF1A isoform X2, producing MAYHSGYGAHGSKHRARAAPDPPPLFDDTSGAYSSQPGGYPAPGADVAFSVNHLLGDPVASVAMAYGSSIASHGKDMVHKELHRFVSMNKLKYFFAVDTAYVAKKLGLLVFPYTHQNWEVQPSRDVPVPPRQDLNAPDLYIPTMAFITYVLLAGMALGIQKRMILSVLTGLLFGSDGYYVALAWTSSSLMYFIVRSLRTAALGPDNMGGPAPRQRLQLYLTLGAAAFQPLIIYWLTFHLVR from the exons ATGGCTTATCACTCGGGCTACGGAGCCCACG GCTCCAAGCACAGGGCCCGGGCAGCTCCAGATCCCCCTCCCCTCTTCGATGACACAAGTGGTGCTTACTCCAGCCAGCCAGGGGGATACCCAGCCCCAGGAGCCGACGTGGCCTTCAGTGTCAACCACTTGCTTGGGGACCCAGTGGCCAGCGTGGCTATGGCCTACGGCAGCTCCATCGCATCCCACGGGAAGGACATGGTGCACAAGGAG ctgCACCGTTTTGTGTCTATGAACAAACTCAAGTATTTTTTTGCTGTGGACACGGCCTATGTGGCCAAGAAGCTGGGGCTACTGGTCTTCCCCTACACACACCAG AACTGGGAGGTACAGCCCAGCCGCGATGTACCTGTGCCGCCGCGGCAAGATCTCAACGCCCCTGACCTCTATATCCCCA CAATGGCCTTCATCACCTATGTGCTGTTGGCCGGGATGGCACTGGGCATTCAGAAAAG GATGATCCTCAGCGTGCTCACAGGGCTGCTCTTCGGCAGTGATGGCTACTACGTGGCGCTGGCCTGGACTTCGTCTTCGCTCATGTACTTCATT GTGCGCTCTTTGCGAACAGCAGCCCTGGGCCCTGACAACATGGGGGGCCCAGCTCCCCGGCAGCGTCTCCAGCTCTACCTGACCCTGGGAGCTGCAGCCTTCCAGCCCCTCATCATATACTGGCTGACTTTCCACCTGGTCCGGTGA
- the CNIH2 gene encoding protein cornichon homolog 2 isoform X1 → MAFTFAAFCYMLTLVLCASLIFFVIWHIIAFDELRTDFKNPIDQGNPARARERLKNIERICCLLRKLVVPEYSIHGLFCLMFLCAAEWVTLGLNIPLLFYHLWRYFHRPADGSEVMYDAVSIMNADILNYCQKESWCKLAFYLLSFFYYLYSMVYTLVSF, encoded by the exons ATGGCGTTCACCTTCGCCGCGTTCTGCTACATGCTCACCCTGGTGCTGTGCGCCTCCCTCATCTTCTTTGTCATCTGGCAC atcatAGCCTTTGACGAGCTGCGGACCGACTTCAAGAACCCCATCGACCAGGGGAACCCAGCGCGGGCA CGCGAGCGTTTAAAAAACATCGAACGCATCTGCTGCCTCCTGAGGAAG ctggTGGTCCCAGAATACTCCATCCACGGCCTCTTCTGTCTGATGTTTCTGTGTGCAGCCGAGTGGGTGACCCTGGGCCTCAACATCCCCCTCCTCTTCTACCACCTCTGGAG gtACTTCCATCGCCCTGCGGATGGCTCTGAGGTCATGTATGATGCGGTCTCCATCATGAATGCTGACATCCTCAACTACTGCCAGAAGGAGTCCTGGTGCAAACTCGCCTTCTACCTGCTCTCCTTCTTCTATTACTTGTACAG TATGGTTTATACGTTGGTGAGTTTCTAA
- the CNIH2 gene encoding protein cornichon homolog 2 isoform X2, producing the protein MAFTFAAFCYMLTLVLCASLIFFVIWHIIAFDELRTDFKNPIDQGNPARALVVPEYSIHGLFCLMFLCAAEWVTLGLNIPLLFYHLWRYFHRPADGSEVMYDAVSIMNADILNYCQKESWCKLAFYLLSFFYYLYSMVYTLVSF; encoded by the exons ATGGCGTTCACCTTCGCCGCGTTCTGCTACATGCTCACCCTGGTGCTGTGCGCCTCCCTCATCTTCTTTGTCATCTGGCAC atcatAGCCTTTGACGAGCTGCGGACCGACTTCAAGAACCCCATCGACCAGGGGAACCCAGCGCGGGCA ctggTGGTCCCAGAATACTCCATCCACGGCCTCTTCTGTCTGATGTTTCTGTGTGCAGCCGAGTGGGTGACCCTGGGCCTCAACATCCCCCTCCTCTTCTACCACCTCTGGAG gtACTTCCATCGCCCTGCGGATGGCTCTGAGGTCATGTATGATGCGGTCTCCATCATGAATGCTGACATCCTCAACTACTGCCAGAAGGAGTCCTGGTGCAAACTCGCCTTCTACCTGCTCTCCTTCTTCTATTACTTGTACAG TATGGTTTATACGTTGGTGAGTTTCTAA